From Salinicoccus roseus, one genomic window encodes:
- a CDS encoding endonuclease MutS2: MNERTINTLEFNKILSQLSAFAESGKTKKAITADIVSTDLEEVLQMINEVDDASTMLRYRAVELGGITDIKRHVRRAEIGSMLGVAELNEIRTILSRKHALNAVFNDFEEDEVMLPNLPVYINGLPDIHFLYRRITETIDESQVLDHASEALLRLRRKIKSEEGRIRDRLNDIIRGGSQKKLSDSLITMRNNRYVVPVKVEHQGEFNGIVHDMSSSGQTVYMEPMAVVQMTNQIQRLREEEQSEVERILYQLSSEVAEVSEELGMTDDALHHIDMVFAKAKYGAKIRGSKPEVMASGGIYLPAAFHPLIPGDEVVKNDIEMDEETLAVIITGPNTGGKTVTIKTIGLSVLMAQAGIPVPARDGSRLRLFEKVYSDIGDEQSIEQSLSTFSSHMTNITGILEEADDNSLVLLDELGAGTDPEEGAALAISILEYLLDKHTTVVATTHYPQLKSFSYTREDTVNASVEFDVETLSPTYRLLMGIPGKSNAFEISNKLGLDSTVIDRARKLAGRDSTDVNDMISALERHTKTAQDNERETHELLRESERLNNELKSYMNDYEAYKEKLRKEAREKANRVIKDAEAKADDIIRTLEDMKKLGADIQEHELIDQKKALSDSYQQEDIRKKERAEKIEQISPGDEVDVLSYGQKGEVIEVKDDSITVQMGIIKMKVGKDEVKRRKKEKQKRTVSRRIGKSPVKRELDLRGERYEEAIQKLDRYLDQVILSNYNEVEIIHGKGTGALQKGVQQFLKSHSKVKSFRGGMPSEGGFGVTIVEMK; encoded by the coding sequence ATGAATGAAAGAACGATAAATACATTGGAGTTCAATAAGATACTTTCCCAGCTTTCTGCCTTTGCAGAGAGCGGGAAGACGAAGAAAGCGATCACTGCCGACATCGTCTCGACCGATCTTGAAGAAGTGCTGCAGATGATCAATGAGGTCGATGATGCTTCGACGATGCTGAGGTACAGGGCGGTTGAACTCGGCGGCATCACGGACATCAAAAGGCATGTCAGGCGTGCAGAGATCGGAAGCATGCTCGGTGTGGCGGAGCTGAATGAAATCAGGACGATACTCAGCCGCAAGCATGCCCTGAATGCGGTGTTCAATGATTTCGAGGAAGATGAGGTCATGCTCCCGAACCTGCCTGTCTATATCAACGGGCTGCCGGACATCCATTTCCTGTACAGGCGGATTACGGAGACGATCGACGAGAGCCAGGTGCTCGACCATGCTTCGGAGGCGCTGCTCCGACTCAGACGGAAGATCAAATCCGAGGAAGGCAGGATACGGGACCGTCTGAATGACATCATCCGCGGCGGCAGCCAGAAGAAGCTGTCGGACAGCCTCATCACGATGCGGAACAACCGCTATGTGGTCCCGGTCAAGGTGGAGCACCAGGGCGAATTCAATGGCATCGTGCACGACATGTCCTCAAGTGGACAGACGGTCTATATGGAGCCGATGGCCGTCGTCCAGATGACCAATCAGATCCAGAGGCTGAGGGAGGAGGAACAGTCGGAGGTTGAACGCATCCTCTACCAGCTGTCATCCGAAGTCGCCGAAGTATCAGAAGAGCTCGGCATGACCGATGATGCGCTGCACCATATAGACATGGTGTTCGCCAAGGCGAAGTATGGGGCGAAGATCCGGGGATCGAAACCCGAAGTGATGGCCTCGGGCGGCATCTATCTGCCCGCCGCCTTCCACCCGTTGATTCCAGGCGATGAAGTCGTTAAGAACGACATCGAGATGGATGAGGAGACACTGGCCGTCATCATCACCGGGCCGAACACCGGCGGGAAGACCGTGACGATCAAGACCATCGGCCTCAGCGTGCTCATGGCCCAGGCAGGGATCCCTGTGCCGGCCCGTGATGGCAGCCGCCTGCGGCTGTTCGAAAAGGTCTACAGTGACATCGGTGATGAACAGTCCATCGAGCAGTCCCTCTCGACCTTCTCGAGCCATATGACGAACATCACCGGCATCCTCGAAGAGGCGGATGACAACAGCCTCGTCCTGCTGGATGAGCTCGGGGCGGGGACGGATCCGGAAGAAGGTGCAGCGCTGGCGATCAGCATTTTGGAATATCTGCTCGACAAACACACTACGGTCGTGGCGACGACGCACTACCCGCAGTTGAAATCCTTCAGCTATACACGGGAGGATACGGTCAATGCCAGTGTGGAATTCGATGTGGAGACGCTGTCGCCGACGTACCGTCTGCTGATGGGCATTCCAGGAAAATCCAACGCTTTTGAAATATCAAACAAGCTCGGCCTCGACAGCACGGTCATCGACCGGGCAAGGAAACTCGCAGGGCGGGATTCCACAGATGTCAACGATATGATTTCAGCCCTTGAGCGGCATACGAAGACCGCCCAGGATAATGAGCGGGAAACGCATGAACTGCTCAGGGAATCCGAAAGGCTCAACAACGAGCTGAAGTCCTATATGAACGATTATGAAGCCTATAAGGAAAAGCTCAGAAAAGAAGCGCGTGAAAAGGCGAACCGGGTCATAAAGGATGCCGAGGCGAAGGCGGATGACATCATACGTACCCTTGAAGATATGAAGAAACTCGGCGCCGACATCCAGGAGCATGAACTGATCGACCAGAAGAAGGCGCTGTCCGACAGCTATCAGCAGGAGGATATACGCAAAAAGGAGCGGGCGGAAAAGATCGAACAGATATCCCCGGGGGATGAAGTCGATGTGCTCTCCTATGGCCAGAAGGGCGAAGTGATTGAAGTGAAGGACGATTCCATCACCGTCCAGATGGGCATCATTAAGATGAAGGTCGGCAAGGATGAAGTGAAGCGGCGCAAGAAGGAGAAGCAGAAACGCACTGTATCGAGGCGGATCGGCAAATCTCCGGTGAAGCGGGAGCTCGACCTCAGGGGAGAGCGCTATGAGGAGGCCATCCAGAAACTGGACAGGTATCTGGATCAGGTGATACTCTCGAACTATAATGAAGTGGAGATCATCCACGGCAAGGGGACGGGTGCGCTGCAGAAAGGCGTGCAGCAGTTCCTGAAGTCCCATTCCAAAGTGAAGTCATTCAGGGGCGGCATGCCGAGCGAAGGCGGCTTCGGAGTGACCATAGTTGAAATGAAGTAG
- the trxA gene encoding thioredoxin, which yields MAIIEVNDQNFKEEVGSGIKLVDFWAPWCGPCKMIAPVLEEVAQDVEGKADIAKLNVDDNQATASEYEVMSIPTLILFKDGQPVDKVVGFQPKEQLVSLIEKHA from the coding sequence ATGGCTATTATAGAAGTGAATGATCAGAATTTTAAAGAAGAAGTGGGAAGCGGCATCAAATTGGTGGACTTCTGGGCACCTTGGTGTGGACCTTGTAAGATGATCGCACCGGTTCTTGAAGAAGTGGCACAGGATGTCGAAGGGAAAGCGGACATCGCAAAACTGAACGTCGACGACAACCAGGCGACGGCCAGCGAGTACGAAGTCATGAGCATTCCAACACTCATCCTGTTCAAGGATGGCCAGCCGGTGGATAAAGTGGTCGGCTTCCAGCCTAAAGAGCAGCTCGTTTCACTTATCGAAAAACATGCATAA
- the uvrC gene encoding excinuclease ABC subunit UvrC has product MEELKLKLSVLPTEPGCYLMKDRHGIVIYVGKAKNLRNRVRSYFTGAHDEKTMRLVKEITDFDFIVTNSEVESLLLELNLIKKHYPRYNILLKDDKSYPFIKITKEEHPKLIVTRTVKPATGTYFGPYPNAYSAHETKKLLDRIYPLRKCNTMPDKLCLYYHIGQCLGPCVYDVQQEQYKEMIDGITRFLNGDTKQITDELKEKMNAASEALEFEKAKEYRDLLGHIEATMNKQKMMTKDMTARDCFGYSVSKGWMAISVLLIRNGNLIEKKADMFPINDDVQEEFFRYIAQFYDLKSNLLPKEVHIAKGLDQKIIDEYLPVAVVQPKKGQKKEMVDLAIKNAEIALENKFEMIDKDEARTVKAIESLGEVLNIETPIRIEAFDNSNIQGVDPVSVMVAFVDGRPSKRDYRKYKIRTVTQPDDYASMAEAVRRRYTRVLKEGLPLPDLIIVDGGVGHMNTVKSVLMDELSLDIPVAGLAKNEKHKTAELLYGDQASIVPLKKNSQEFYLLQRIQDEVHRFAISFHRNTRRKTSVTSKLDGIEGVGPKRKQKLLSHFGSIKRMSEKEIEDFTEIGIPAPIAKRILEALRA; this is encoded by the coding sequence ATGGAAGAACTCAAATTGAAACTGTCGGTATTGCCGACTGAACCGGGATGCTACCTGATGAAGGACAGGCATGGAATCGTCATCTATGTGGGCAAGGCCAAAAACCTCCGGAACAGGGTGCGGTCATATTTTACCGGAGCGCATGATGAGAAGACGATGCGGCTCGTCAAGGAGATTACGGATTTCGACTTCATCGTGACAAACTCCGAGGTGGAGTCGCTGCTGCTCGAACTCAACCTGATCAAGAAGCACTATCCGCGGTACAATATACTGCTCAAGGATGACAAGAGCTATCCATTCATCAAGATCACAAAGGAAGAGCATCCGAAACTCATCGTCACAAGAACGGTGAAGCCCGCTACAGGGACCTATTTCGGGCCCTACCCGAACGCCTACAGCGCACATGAGACGAAGAAGCTGCTGGACCGCATATACCCCCTCAGGAAATGCAATACCATGCCCGACAAGCTGTGTCTCTATTATCATATCGGGCAGTGCCTGGGACCGTGCGTCTATGATGTGCAGCAGGAACAATACAAGGAAATGATCGATGGCATCACCCGTTTTCTGAATGGCGATACGAAGCAGATCACCGATGAGCTGAAGGAAAAAATGAATGCCGCTTCGGAAGCATTGGAATTTGAGAAGGCGAAGGAGTACCGGGATCTTCTCGGACATATCGAGGCGACCATGAACAAGCAGAAGATGATGACCAAGGATATGACTGCAAGAGACTGTTTCGGCTACAGCGTTTCCAAAGGATGGATGGCGATTTCTGTGCTGCTCATCAGAAACGGCAACCTGATTGAAAAGAAGGCGGACATGTTTCCGATCAATGATGATGTACAGGAGGAGTTCTTCCGGTACATCGCACAGTTCTATGACCTGAAATCCAACCTTCTGCCTAAGGAAGTCCATATCGCCAAGGGGCTGGATCAGAAGATCATAGATGAATATCTGCCGGTGGCGGTCGTCCAGCCCAAAAAGGGCCAGAAGAAGGAAATGGTCGACTTGGCGATCAAAAATGCGGAGATTGCGCTTGAAAACAAGTTCGAGATGATCGACAAGGATGAAGCGCGGACGGTCAAGGCGATAGAGTCCCTCGGGGAGGTGCTCAACATCGAGACGCCGATCCGCATAGAGGCCTTCGACAACTCGAATATACAGGGTGTCGACCCGGTCAGCGTCATGGTGGCCTTCGTGGACGGCCGCCCGAGCAAGCGGGACTACCGCAAGTACAAGATCCGCACGGTGACCCAGCCGGATGACTATGCATCGATGGCAGAGGCAGTCAGGCGCAGATACACACGGGTGCTGAAGGAAGGGCTCCCATTGCCGGACCTGATCATCGTCGATGGCGGCGTCGGCCACATGAATACGGTCAAATCCGTACTGATGGATGAATTGTCACTGGACATCCCCGTGGCAGGCCTCGCGAAGAATGAAAAGCACAAGACGGCTGAACTGCTCTACGGCGACCAGGCGTCCATCGTGCCGCTCAAGAAGAATTCGCAGGAATTCTACCTGCTCCAAAGGATCCAGGACGAGGTCCACCGGTTCGCCATCAGCTTCCATAGGAATACACGCCGGAAGACATCAGTCACATCGAAGCTCGATGGCATCGAAGGTGTGGGGCCGAAGCGCAAGCAGAAGCTGTTGAGCCATTTCGGGTCCATAAAACGGATGAGCGAAAAGGAAATAGAGGATTTCACAGAAATAGGGATTCCGGCGCCGATCGCAAAAAGGATTTTGGAGGCTTTGAGGGCCTGA
- a CDS encoding succinate dehydrogenase cytochrome b558 subunit, with product MSKQDSSFAIRRLHSLLGVIPLGVFLIQHLLVNHTATRSEEAFNAASEFMGNLPFVLFLEIFIIYIPILFHGIYGIYIAFTAKYNVGHYSTYRNWMFLLQRISGVIAFIFIAIHVYQTRVQVFFGEEVNFDMVHQIVTNPAWLVFYIIGIIATVYHFANGLWSFMVTWGFTQSDKSQRVMSYVTAVVFVVVSFIGVQAILAFI from the coding sequence GTGTCGAAACAAGATTCAAGTTTTGCGATCAGGCGCCTTCATTCTTTGCTGGGGGTCATTCCTTTAGGTGTCTTCCTGATACAGCACCTATTGGTCAACCATACGGCTACAAGAAGTGAAGAAGCGTTCAACGCAGCATCAGAGTTTATGGGTAATCTGCCTTTTGTACTATTTTTGGAGATCTTCATCATCTATATTCCAATTCTATTCCACGGTATCTACGGCATCTACATTGCATTTACTGCAAAGTACAATGTCGGACACTACAGTACATACAGGAACTGGATGTTTCTTCTTCAGAGGATCAGCGGCGTGATTGCATTCATCTTCATCGCCATCCACGTGTATCAGACGCGTGTTCAGGTGTTCTTTGGTGAAGAGGTCAACTTCGATATGGTGCATCAGATTGTTACGAACCCGGCATGGCTGGTGTTCTACATCATAGGTATCATCGCGACCGTCTACCATTTCGCCAATGGTCTCTGGTCGTTCATGGTGACATGGGGCTTCACACAGTCCGACAAGTCACAGCGTGTGATGAGCTACGTGACTGCTGTCGTTTTCGTAGTAGTCAGCTTCATCGGCGTACAAGCAATATTGGCATTTATTTAA
- the sdhA gene encoding succinate dehydrogenase flavoprotein subunit has translation MANDKIIVVGGGLAGLMATIKAAETGAEVDLFSIVPVKRSHSVCAQGGINGAVNTKGEGDSPAIHFDDTVYGGDFLANQPPVKAMTDAAPQIIHLLDRMGVMFNRTPEGLLDFRRFGGTLHHRTAYAGATTGQQLLYALDEQVRKYEVDGLVRKFEGWEFLGVVLDDEGRARGITAQQMTNAEIETFKSDAVVMATGGPGIIFGKSTNSMINTGSAASVVYQQGAIYANGEFIQIHPTAIPGDDKLRLMSESARGEGGRIWTYKDGKPWYFLEEKYPDYGNLVPRDIATREIFDVCVNQKLGINGENMVYLDLSHKDPHELDVKLGGIIEIYEKFTGDDPRKVPMKIFPAVHYSMGGLYVDFDQMTNIPGLFAAGECDYSQHGGNRLGANSLLSAIYGGMVAGPNAIEYVKGLETSFEDLDDSIYEKHTKAEQEKFDNIMSMDGDENAYVIHKELGELMTDNVTVVRHNDKLLETDKRIVELMERYKRININDTKKWSNQAAFFTRQLWNMLVLARVITIGAYNRNESRGAHYKPEFPERNDEEWLKTTKAHFEGPHEAPRFEYEDVDVSLIPPRKRDYSTKSEGSAKK, from the coding sequence ATGGCTAATGATAAAATCATCGTTGTCGGTGGCGGACTCGCCGGATTGATGGCAACGATAAAAGCAGCTGAGACAGGCGCCGAGGTGGACCTGTTCTCAATTGTGCCCGTAAAACGTTCTCACTCCGTATGTGCTCAAGGCGGAATCAATGGAGCGGTCAACACGAAAGGTGAGGGCGACTCTCCAGCAATCCACTTTGATGACACAGTCTACGGTGGGGACTTCCTGGCCAACCAGCCTCCGGTCAAAGCAATGACGGATGCTGCGCCTCAAATCATCCACCTGCTGGACCGCATGGGTGTCATGTTCAACAGGACGCCGGAAGGTCTGCTTGACTTCAGGCGTTTTGGTGGCACGCTGCACCACAGGACTGCATATGCAGGGGCGACGACTGGGCAGCAGCTGCTGTATGCCCTGGATGAGCAGGTCAGGAAATATGAAGTGGATGGTCTTGTCCGCAAGTTCGAAGGCTGGGAATTCCTTGGTGTCGTCCTCGATGACGAAGGACGCGCACGCGGAATTACGGCACAGCAGATGACCAATGCTGAAATAGAGACGTTCAAATCGGATGCTGTGGTCATGGCGACAGGCGGTCCGGGAATCATCTTCGGCAAATCTACAAACTCCATGATCAATACAGGATCTGCTGCATCCGTCGTATACCAGCAGGGTGCCATCTATGCGAATGGTGAGTTCATCCAGATCCACCCGACGGCGATCCCTGGTGATGACAAGCTCAGACTGATGAGTGAATCCGCCCGTGGTGAAGGTGGACGCATATGGACATATAAGGACGGCAAACCATGGTACTTCCTTGAAGAGAAGTATCCGGATTACGGAAACCTCGTACCAAGGGATATCGCCACACGTGAAATATTCGACGTCTGTGTAAACCAGAAGCTCGGCATCAATGGTGAGAACATGGTCTATCTGGACCTCTCCCATAAGGATCCGCATGAGCTTGACGTCAAACTCGGCGGCATCATTGAAATCTACGAAAAGTTCACAGGGGACGACCCGCGCAAAGTTCCAATGAAGATCTTCCCTGCAGTCCACTATTCAATGGGCGGCCTGTACGTCGATTTCGATCAGATGACGAATATACCTGGACTCTTTGCAGCCGGAGAGTGCGACTATTCACAGCATGGTGGAAACCGTCTCGGTGCGAACTCACTGCTCTCAGCCATCTATGGCGGCATGGTCGCAGGACCGAACGCCATCGAATACGTTAAAGGCCTCGAGACTTCGTTCGAAGATCTGGATGATTCCATCTATGAGAAGCACACGAAGGCAGAACAGGAGAAATTCGACAACATCATGAGCATGGACGGCGATGAGAACGCCTATGTCATCCATAAGGAGCTCGGTGAACTGATGACGGACAACGTCACTGTCGTGCGTCACAACGACAAGCTTCTTGAGACGGATAAACGCATCGTTGAACTCATGGAGCGCTATAAGCGCATCAACATCAACGACACCAAGAAGTGGAGCAACCAGGCGGCATTCTTCACCCGCCAGCTCTGGAACATGCTTGTCCTTGCACGTGTCATCACGATCGGCGCCTACAACCGGAATGAATCCCGTGGTGCCCACTACAAGCCTGAATTCCCTGAACGTAATGATGAGGAATGGCTCAAGACGACAAAAGCACATTTCGAAGGGCCGCACGAAGCGCCACGCTTTGAATATGAAGATGTTGATGTCAGCCTCATCCCGCCACGTAAAAGAGACTACTCTACAAAGTCGGAAGGGAGTGCTAAAAAGTAA
- the sdhB gene encoding succinate dehydrogenase iron-sulfur subunit — MSEKTVIFNIKRQENTESKPYWEEFEVPYRENMNVISALMEIQRNPVNTKGEKTTPVTWDMNCLEEVCGACSMVINGNARQSCTALIDQLDQPVKLEPMSTFPIVKDLQVDRSFMFDSLKRVKAWVPIDGTYDLGPGPRMPEKKRQTAYELSKCMTCGVCLEVCPNVNDSSKFMGAAPISQVRLFNLHPTGSMNKNERLDALMGVGGVAECGMAQNCVKACPKGIPLTTSIAAMQRETNFHMFKSFFGSDHEVE; from the coding sequence ATGAGTGAAAAAACAGTAATATTCAATATAAAACGTCAGGAAAATACTGAATCAAAGCCATACTGGGAAGAATTTGAAGTTCCATACCGCGAGAACATGAACGTGATCAGCGCATTGATGGAAATCCAAAGGAACCCGGTGAATACCAAAGGCGAGAAGACGACACCGGTCACTTGGGACATGAACTGTCTTGAGGAAGTCTGTGGTGCATGTTCAATGGTCATCAACGGCAACGCCCGCCAGTCCTGTACAGCACTGATCGATCAGCTCGATCAGCCGGTCAAGCTGGAGCCGATGTCCACATTCCCTATCGTGAAAGACCTTCAGGTCGACCGTTCATTCATGTTCGACAGCCTGAAGCGCGTCAAGGCATGGGTGCCGATCGATGGTACTTACGACCTCGGTCCAGGACCACGCATGCCTGAGAAGAAACGTCAGACAGCCTATGAACTTTCAAAATGCATGACGTGCGGCGTGTGCCTTGAAGTATGCCCGAACGTCAATGACAGCTCCAAGTTCATGGGTGCTGCACCGATCAGTCAGGTCAGACTGTTCAACCTGCACCCGACAGGCAGCATGAACAAGAATGAAAGGCTCGATGCCCTCATGGGCGTCGGCGGTGTCGCTGAATGCGGCATGGCACAGAACTGTGTCAAAGCATGCCCTAAAGGCATCCCGCTCACCACTTCCATTGCTGCAATGCAAAGGGAGACGAACTTCCATATGTTCAAATCCTTCTTCGGAAGCGACCATGAAGTAGAATAA
- a CDS encoding MarR family winged helix-turn-helix transcriptional regulator produces the protein MSDRESIISIEKSIRYISAHVKSHGREILKKYELSPLQFVALQWVDDKEGITIGELSNRLDLAHSTTTDIVDKLENGAFVKRQKYEKDKRIVLVLMQDKGHQIIKEVIAKRISYISEITSHLSADEKEMLPVMLESILQESEKRSHE, from the coding sequence ATGAGTGATAGGGAATCGATCATATCGATAGAGAAATCAATCAGATACATATCCGCCCATGTCAAAAGCCATGGACGGGAAATATTGAAGAAATACGAACTTTCACCTCTTCAGTTCGTCGCCCTGCAGTGGGTGGATGACAAGGAGGGCATCACCATCGGGGAATTGTCGAACAGGCTGGATCTGGCGCATTCAACCACCACCGACATCGTCGATAAGCTTGAGAATGGTGCATTCGTAAAAAGGCAGAAGTATGAAAAGGACAAGAGGATTGTGCTGGTGCTGATGCAGGACAAGGGACATCAGATCATCAAAGAGGTCATCGCCAAACGCATCTCCTATATTTCGGAAATCACATCACATCTCTCGGCCGATGAAAAGGAGATGCTTCCGGTCATGCTGGAGTCGATTCTGCAGGAAAGTGAAAAACGGAGCCATGAGTAG
- the racE gene encoding glutamate racemase, translating to MSRPIGVMDSGVGGLTVASEIMRQLPDESIIYFGDLDRCPYGSRPMEEVRRFTIEVADHLVDRGIKMLVVACNTATAAALDTLKDRYDIPVIGVIEPGARSAIQGSTNQNVIVLATEGTVQSGAYPEAIRHINRNFSVQSTACPKFVPLVEELRYKDRVVVRVVLHQTLKHLADSRADTVILGCTHYPLLAGEIRDYFDGRKKVIDSGYETAREVSAILTLFDSHAPPGSEPHHLMIVNGETSRFEYILKDWMPFMKYTLEQVEL from the coding sequence ATGAGTAGACCGATCGGTGTGATGGATTCTGGTGTCGGCGGCCTCACGGTGGCTAGCGAGATCATGAGGCAGCTGCCTGACGAATCGATCATCTATTTCGGAGATCTCGACCGATGTCCTTATGGCAGCCGTCCGATGGAGGAAGTGAGGCGGTTCACAATAGAAGTGGCCGACCATCTCGTGGACCGGGGCATAAAAATGCTTGTCGTGGCCTGCAATACTGCGACTGCGGCAGCGCTTGATACGTTGAAGGACCGATATGACATACCGGTGATTGGCGTCATAGAGCCGGGAGCAAGAAGTGCGATACAGGGCAGTACGAACCAGAATGTCATCGTGCTGGCGACGGAAGGGACAGTCCAGTCAGGGGCCTACCCGGAAGCGATACGGCACATCAACCGCAATTTCAGCGTCCAGAGCACCGCATGCCCGAAATTTGTCCCACTCGTCGAAGAATTGCGGTACAAGGACCGTGTGGTGGTCCGGGTCGTCCTCCACCAGACTTTGAAGCATCTGGCGGATTCCAGGGCGGATACCGTCATATTGGGGTGTACACACTATCCCCTGCTGGCTGGTGAAATCAGGGACTATTTCGATGGCAGGAAGAAAGTGATCGATTCCGGGTACGAAACCGCACGGGAAGTTAGCGCCATACTGACGCTCTTCGATTCGCATGCGCCACCTGGATCGGAGCCGCATCACCTGATGATTGTAAATGGGGAGACGTCCCGTTTCGAGTATATACTGAAGGACTGGATGCCCTTCATGAAGTACACATTGGAACAGGTTGAACTTTAA
- the rdgB gene encoding RdgB/HAM1 family non-canonical purine NTP pyrophosphatase gives MVRIVVASGNEGKINDFRAIFPDDEIIGIKEMLPGFSVDETEDTFRGNAILKAEAAAEALDMPVLSDDSGLSVDALDGAPGVHSARFAGVDATDEENNSRLLSELEGVGDRTAHFTCVIALAMPGRETRTYEGKLQGEILESPQGGGGFGYDPLFRTEDGRLLGMVSAEEKGEISHRRNALDRLREDTELFDALIHFDGDDGNEDSDRK, from the coding sequence ATGGTCAGAATAGTGGTCGCCAGCGGAAACGAAGGGAAGATCAATGATTTCAGGGCGATATTCCCCGATGATGAAATCATCGGCATAAAGGAGATGCTGCCCGGTTTTTCGGTGGATGAGACAGAGGATACATTCAGGGGCAATGCCATACTCAAGGCGGAAGCAGCTGCAGAGGCGCTCGACATGCCCGTCCTGAGTGATGATTCGGGCCTCAGTGTCGATGCGTTGGACGGTGCGCCGGGCGTCCATTCGGCAAGATTTGCCGGAGTGGATGCGACGGATGAGGAGAACAACAGCAGGCTTCTGTCCGAACTCGAAGGTGTCGGGGACCGCACTGCACATTTCACATGTGTCATCGCCCTCGCCATGCCGGGCCGGGAGACGCGGACGTATGAAGGGAAGCTCCAAGGTGAAATCCTCGAATCCCCGCAGGGTGGGGGTGGATTCGGATATGACCCCCTCTTCCGGACGGAGGATGGCAGGCTGCTCGGCATGGTTAGTGCCGAGGAAAAAGGGGAAATAAGCCATAGAAGAAATGCATTGGACCGGCTTCGGGAAGACACCGAATTATTCGATGCATTAATACACTTTGATGGAGATGATGGCAATGAGGATTCTGATCGTAAGTGA
- a CDS encoding metallophosphoesterase family protein, translating into MRILIVSDNHGEKGIVYEAYGRNAGDLNIHLGDSEFNYDDTEMVHFERVRGNVDTDSRYPVEGHHETSGVFYTHGHYYDIKKGREVLADRAKEYDATYAFYGHSHVAKAEAVGGVYCINPGSISNSKGELVESYAVLDTSSNVVTFLDREHEVIKEVDLDTL; encoded by the coding sequence ATGAGGATTCTGATCGTAAGTGACAACCATGGTGAAAAGGGGATCGTATATGAGGCATATGGCAGAAATGCAGGCGATCTGAACATCCACCTTGGGGATAGTGAGTTCAACTACGACGATACCGAGATGGTGCATTTCGAACGTGTCAGGGGAAATGTGGATACGGACAGCCGCTACCCTGTAGAAGGGCATCACGAAACATCAGGCGTCTTCTATACACATGGACACTACTACGATATCAAGAAGGGCCGGGAGGTGCTGGCAGACCGCGCCAAGGAATACGATGCGACGTATGCATTCTACGGCCATTCGCATGTGGCGAAGGCCGAAGCCGTGGGCGGCGTCTACTGCATCAACCCGGGAAGCATCTCGAACTCCAAGGGTGAACTCGTGGAGTCATATGCGGTGCTCGACACATCCAGCAATGTCGTCACCTTCCTGGACAGGGAGCATGAGGTCATCAAGGAAGTGGATCTGGATACGCTCTAG
- a CDS encoding thiol-disulfide oxidoreductase DCC family protein codes for MNILYFDDDCIICNRFAKIITALDRKDTIHFSSIKALEGIVPEDIDSVVYYSDDMYIHSDAVIEAAADATGFRAVRLLKAIPVCWRNALYRLIARNRYRLNDRMSCTIDPEVRRKIIS; via the coding sequence ATGAATATACTTTATTTCGATGACGATTGCATCATCTGCAACCGTTTTGCGAAGATCATCACTGCCCTGGACCGGAAGGACACCATACACTTCAGCTCCATAAAGGCGCTGGAGGGAATTGTGCCGGAGGACATCGATTCCGTCGTGTACTACTCCGACGACATGTACATCCATTCCGATGCCGTCATCGAAGCGGCCGCCGATGCGACAGGCTTCAGGGCCGTCAGACTGCTGAAGGCCATTCCCGTCTGCTGGCGGAACGCCCTCTACAGGCTGATTGCAAGGAACAGGTATCGGCTGAACGACAGGATGTCATGCACCATCGACCCGGAAGTGAGAAGAAAGATCATCTCATAG